From the Vibrio alginolyticus NBRC 15630 = ATCC 17749 genome, one window contains:
- a CDS encoding aminoacyl-tRNA deacylase, translated as MSNTINTPLMQFLTDQHIPFRLLPHQRPSTTIEDAAHQRGIRPSQMVKAILLRDMGNQYALACAPGDRSVDPKKVRSLLKCRRMTCVDQADVESITGYKVGTVTPLLLKRHMPIVFDPSLLEEQEVTISSGDRMAGLALSIQDLIQLCQPTVAEICR; from the coding sequence ATGAGTAATACAATCAATACTCCTTTGATGCAATTTCTCACAGACCAACACATTCCGTTTCGTCTGTTACCGCATCAAAGACCATCAACCACCATTGAGGATGCCGCGCACCAACGCGGCATTCGCCCTTCTCAAATGGTGAAAGCAATCTTGCTACGAGACATGGGGAATCAATATGCACTCGCCTGTGCACCAGGTGATCGTAGCGTTGATCCCAAAAAAGTGCGCTCGTTACTGAAATGTCGCCGGATGACTTGTGTTGATCAAGCCGATGTTGAGTCCATCACTGGTTACAAAGTTGGTACTGTCACTCCTCTGTTACTCAAACGTCATATGCCAATCGTGTTCGACCCCAGCTTACTAGAAGAACAGGAAGTCACGATCAGCAGTGGCGATCGAATGGCTGGGCTGGCGCTTTCTATTCAAGATCTTATCCAATTGTGCCAGCCGACCGTAGCTGAGATCTGTCGTTAA
- a CDS encoding DUF1107 domain-containing protein has product MRLFKRYTPSMIAKHISRLFKGRIYIYGVGRFEFDNGKLILPEKAEQRHFRAVKEINQEIMKLRCAYA; this is encoded by the coding sequence ATGAGACTGTTTAAGCGCTATACACCAAGTATGATTGCTAAACATATAAGTCGTCTTTTTAAAGGAAGAATTTATATTTACGGGGTCGGTAGATTCGAGTTTGATAACGGTAAGTTAATACTGCCGGAGAAAGCAGAGCAACGCCATTTCCGAGCGGTCAAAGAGATCAATCAAGAAATAATGAAACTCCGATGCGCATATGCTTAG
- a CDS encoding FAD-dependent 2-octaprenylphenol hydroxylase codes for MMQSVDIAIIGGGMVGLALAAAFKDSDLRVAVIEGKVPDDSLKELPDVRVSALSRSSETILRKLGAWQGIEQRRASPYHGMEVWEQDSFASIEFNAQSMAQPDLGHIVENRVIQLALLEQVQKLDNVTMFMPARCATLAVGEQESWLTLDNGQAMTAKLVVGADGANSWLRHQMDIPLTHWDYGHHALVANVKTAMPHNSIARQIFTPHGPLAFLPMSQPNMCSIVWSTEPNRAEQLVAMSEHDFNKALTSEFDARLGLCEVVGERAAFPLKMRYARDFVVERVALVGDAAHTIHPLAGQGVNLGLLDAASLAQEVLALWKQGQDIGSKRNLRSYERWRKAEAAKMIATMQGFRDLFSGENPAKKLVRGIGLSLAGQLPGAKDEIMKRALGLKGHLPDLARQ; via the coding sequence ATGATGCAAAGTGTAGATATCGCCATCATCGGCGGAGGGATGGTTGGGTTGGCACTTGCTGCCGCGTTCAAAGACAGTGATCTGCGTGTCGCCGTTATTGAAGGTAAAGTGCCAGATGATTCGTTGAAAGAATTGCCCGATGTTCGTGTGTCTGCGCTGAGCCGCTCTAGTGAGACGATTTTGCGTAAACTTGGTGCTTGGCAGGGCATAGAACAGCGCCGAGCTTCACCTTACCATGGCATGGAAGTATGGGAACAAGATAGCTTTGCCAGTATTGAATTTAATGCACAAAGTATGGCACAACCTGATTTAGGGCACATTGTTGAGAATCGTGTGATTCAACTTGCGCTGCTTGAACAAGTCCAAAAGCTCGATAACGTCACTATGTTTATGCCTGCACGTTGCGCGACTCTCGCGGTCGGTGAGCAAGAAAGCTGGCTGACGCTCGATAATGGCCAAGCCATGACCGCTAAATTAGTGGTCGGAGCCGATGGGGCGAATTCGTGGCTTCGCCATCAAATGGATATTCCATTAACGCATTGGGACTATGGTCATCATGCTTTGGTCGCGAATGTCAAAACTGCTATGCCACACAACAGCATTGCGCGCCAGATATTTACTCCTCACGGACCGTTGGCATTTTTGCCAATGTCGCAACCAAATATGTGCTCTATTGTTTGGTCCACGGAGCCAAATCGAGCAGAGCAGTTAGTGGCGATGAGTGAACATGATTTCAATAAAGCGTTGACGAGTGAGTTTGATGCTCGACTTGGTCTATGTGAAGTAGTGGGAGAGCGTGCTGCGTTTCCTTTGAAAATGCGCTATGCGCGAGATTTTGTCGTCGAGCGAGTCGCGCTGGTTGGTGATGCGGCCCATACCATTCACCCATTAGCGGGGCAGGGTGTGAATTTGGGTTTATTAGATGCGGCCAGTCTTGCTCAAGAGGTGTTAGCACTTTGGAAGCAGGGACAAGATATCGGTAGTAAACGCAACCTAAGAAGCTACGAGCGTTGGCGAAAAGCGGAAGCGGCAAAGATGATCGCTACTATGCAAGGGTTTCGAGATTTGTTCTCTGGCGAGAACCCAGCTAAGAAGCTCGTTCGTGGCATTGGCTTAAGTTTAGCGGGGCAACTGCCGGGAGCGAAAGATGAGATCATGAAGCGCGCGCTTGGTTTAAAGGGACACTTGCCGGATCTGGCGCGTCAGTAA